The Apodemus sylvaticus chromosome 5, mApoSyl1.1, whole genome shotgun sequence genome has a segment encoding these proteins:
- the Lcn8 gene encoding epididymal-specific lipocalin-8 isoform X1: MEARLLSTVCGLFLAFLLHAEPTQVELVPEKIAGFWKEVAVASNQNLVLKAQRRVEGLFLTFSGRNITVKAVYNSSGSCVTESSVGSERDTVGDFAFPGNREIRVLDTDYEHYTILKLTVLWQGRNFHVLKYFTRSLENEDEPGFWRFREMTADQGLYMLARHGRCAELLKEVSPLLLVYTAARLPRRLCWYY; the protein is encoded by the exons ATGGAAGCCAGGCTGCTGAGCACTGTCTGCGGACTCTTCCTGGCCTTCCTGCTACACGCAGAGCCTACCCAGGTGGAGCTTGTACCAGAGAAG ATCGCAGGATTCTGGAAGGAAGTGGCTGTGGCTTCTAACCAAAACCTAGTGCTGAAGGCTCAAAGGAGGGTAGAGGGCTTGTTCCTCACCTTCAGTGGGAGGAACATCACTGTGAAAGCCGTGTACAACAG CTCAGGAAGTTGTGTGACAGAAAGCTCAGTGGGCTCAGAAAGAGACACTGTAGGGGACTTTGCTTTTCCTG GCAACAGGGAGATCCGCGTGCTGGACACAGACTATGAGCACTACACCATCCTGAAGTTGACGGTGCTCTGGCAGGGTAGAAACTTCCATGTGCTCAAGTACTTCA CTCGAAGCCTTGAGAACGAGGATGAGCCAGGCTTCTGGAGGTTCCGGGAAATGACAGCAGACCAAGGCCTTTACATGCTGGCCCGACACG GGAGGTGTGCTGAGCTCTTGAAAGAGGTGAGTCCACTACTCTTGGTCTACACTGCAGCCCGACTCCCAAGAAGGCTCTGCTGGTACTACTAG
- the Lcn8 gene encoding epididymal-specific lipocalin-8 isoform X2 — translation MEARLLSTVCGLFLAFLLHAEPTQVELVPEKIAGFWKEVAVASNQNLVLKAQRRVEGLFLTFSGRNITVKAVYNSSGSCVTESSVGSERDTVGDFAFPGNREIRVLDTDYEHYTILKLTVLWQGRNFHVLKYFTRSLENEDEPGFWRFREMTADQGLYMLARHGRCAELLKEGLV, via the exons ATGGAAGCCAGGCTGCTGAGCACTGTCTGCGGACTCTTCCTGGCCTTCCTGCTACACGCAGAGCCTACCCAGGTGGAGCTTGTACCAGAGAAG ATCGCAGGATTCTGGAAGGAAGTGGCTGTGGCTTCTAACCAAAACCTAGTGCTGAAGGCTCAAAGGAGGGTAGAGGGCTTGTTCCTCACCTTCAGTGGGAGGAACATCACTGTGAAAGCCGTGTACAACAG CTCAGGAAGTTGTGTGACAGAAAGCTCAGTGGGCTCAGAAAGAGACACTGTAGGGGACTTTGCTTTTCCTG GCAACAGGGAGATCCGCGTGCTGGACACAGACTATGAGCACTACACCATCCTGAAGTTGACGGTGCTCTGGCAGGGTAGAAACTTCCATGTGCTCAAGTACTTCA CTCGAAGCCTTGAGAACGAGGATGAGCCAGGCTTCTGGAGGTTCCGGGAAATGACAGCAGACCAAGGCCTTTACATGCTGGCCCGACACG GGAGGTGTGCTGAGCTCTTGAAAGAG GGACTGGTCTGA
- the LOC127686458 gene encoding epididymal-specific lipocalin-5-like gives MCSIARHMGSIMLVTLLGLPVGLAADTEGAVVKDFDVSKFLGFWYEIALASKMGAHGLAQKEEKMGAMVVELKEDLLALTNAYHNEDRCVLEKVTATQVDGPVKFKVTRISGKKEVVVVATDYMTYAVIDITFLVAGAVHRAMKLYCRGLDNNGEALDNFQKIALKHGFSETDIYILKHDYRETKALPKPSSWDNRTLACDPSL, from the exons ATGTGCTCAATTGCTAGGCATATGGGGAGCATCATGCTCGTCACTTTGCTGGGACTGCCTGTGGGGCTGGCAGCTGATACCGAGGGGGCCGTGGTGAAGGACTTCGACGTAAGCAAG TTTTTAGGATTCTGGTATGAGATTGCCCTTGCCTCCAAGATGGGTGCCCACGGCTTGgcacagaaggaagagaagatggggGCCATGGTGGTCGAGCTAAAGGAGGACCTCCTGGCTCTGACCAACGCCTATCACAA TGAGGACCGCTGTGTGCTGGAGAAGGTCACAGCCACTCAGGTGGACGGTCCagtgaagttcaaggtcaccagAATATCAG gaaagaaagaagttgtTGTTGTAGCCACAGACTACATGACGTATGCCGTGATTGATATCACCTTCCTGGTGGCTGGGGCGGTCCATCGGGCCATGAAACTGTACT GTCGGGGCTTGGACAACAACGGGGAAGCCCTGGATAATTTCCAGAAGATAGCCTTGAAGCATGGGTTTTCAGAAACAGACATATACATTCTCAAACATGACT atagagaaaccaaggctTTGCCAAAGCCCAGCAGCTGGGACAACAGGACCCTAGCCTGTGACCCTAGCCTGTGA